From the Hordeum vulgare subsp. vulgare chromosome 1H, MorexV3_pseudomolecules_assembly, whole genome shotgun sequence genome, the window gcttactacctttggtacttagtacccttgatattgttcttcgtggatgctttggcgtcctagaagcttggtggtgtctcggagctcaatcattgtggtgtgaagctccgggaagcgtcggggtctccaattaggttgtggagattgccccgagcaatttgtacgggtaccggtaaccgcccccaagggttgccacgtgtacgggttcggtgaccgcccccaagggttgccatttgtacgggttcggtgaccgccctcaagggtcccttagtggaatcacggcatcttgcattgtgcgagggcgtgaggagattacggtggccttagtggcatcttggggagcattgtgcctccacaccgctctaacggagattagcatccgcaagggtgtgaacttcgggatacatcatcgtctccccgtgcctcggttatctcttacccgaaccctttacttatgcactttactttgtgatagacatattgtttattgtaatatatcttcctatcacttagttgtttatcttgcttagcataagttgtgggtgcacataggtgagcctagttgtttgtaggttttgtgcttgacatattaaacgttagttttattccgcatttgttcaagcctaaaccttaactattttaaagcgcctattcaccccccctctaggcgacatccacgtccttttcaggtGCCATCTGGGCACGTCCGGATTGTAGGTCCCCTTGACCTTGGCGAGGACGGGCCGAACTTCCCTTCACTTCTCACACAACTCAATCCTGGAGAACACGTGAAGGAACTTGAACTCTTGGTCCTTGTTGTCGGCGCGATACATGGCGAACATCCGAATCATCTGCACAAAACCGTGGACAAAACATGACGGCAAAGTACACAACGACGCGACGAACTTGGGTCGGCGAACTTTGTCCATACATAACCCTCGACATTGGCGCCGTTTACCGGGCGAGTAGAGACCTCCTCGACGCTCCCATGCCACTTGTTGCAGGCCATATGGATCATCGACTAGCGGTTTGACATGGCCTTCTCGCCGCAGTCCATTTGGATGTTGGTGAAGTCGGGGTCGACCAACTTGCGTTTGTCGAACGCCATTTTGATTCTCCTCCAGTATGTGCCGGTGTTTTGATTCACGTCAGTGATCGGGTCGATGTTGACGACCTTCCACGCTTCGACAAGACACTCGTGGAaaagggaggaggaagggggGAGAAAACGAGTATTTACCCAAAAACTACCACAATTCATTGAAACGAGCCCAGAAACTATCACTATACATTTTTGTGCCGAAAACTACCACTTTTATCCTAATCAGTGGCAAAAAACTATCAAGTGTGAAAACTGCTCCATTAACATCTTCTAAACGCCTTTCTGACATGCTGGGCCCACAAGTCAAGTTGAGCATTAACTCCGaagattattttttcttttttgaaaaatgtttagggttttcaaaaaatgttcagggTTTTTAAATAATGTTCTGAAAATTTGGAAAATGATTCTGTTTTCTCAAAAAATCTTTTCTAGATTAAAAAAAGGGGATTTTCAACAATTGTTTATCAAATTCGAAAAATGCGTTTGCTTTTTAGAAAAATGCTCTGGATTTTCAAGACATGTTCTGGATTTTTAAAAATTATATcaaatttgttcatgatttttaaaaattattcTTTTTGTTAAAATTTATGTTTACTGTTTTGTGAACACCTTTTCAAATTCGTGAATATTTATGTGAAATCACGAACAATGTTTCTACAATtttttaaaaatcatgaacaGATTTGGGACTGggaacaaattttgaaagaacagatattttttgaatcttaagaacaaaATTTTGCAATAGAGAGCAATTTTGAAAACCCGAAAAAACATTTGGAAGCATTAACAATTTTTTTAAAGCACCAATATTTTTTTtattcttgagaacaaattttgaaaatgagaacaattttaaaaaatcctgaacaaatttatAAACATGAACAACTTTTGAAAATACGAACATTTATTGATttttatgaacaaatttcgaaaaacAAGAGCTTTTTCGATAAATCCAGAACATGTCTTGAAAATCcagaatatttttctaaaaagcaaaaacattttttgaaattgatAAACAATTGTTGAAAATCctgattttttaaaaaaatctagAAAAGTTTTTTTGAGaaaacagaaacattttccaCATTTTAAGAACATTATTTAGAAACCCTGCACATGTTTTGAaaaccatgaacattttttgaaaaagaaaaaacaatttTCGAAGTTAATGATCAACCTGATTTATGGGCCCAATATGTCAGAAAAGCGTTTAGAAGAGGTTAATGGAGCAATTTTCACACTTGATAGTTTTTTGCCACTGATTAGGATAAAAATGGTAGTTTTCGGCACACAAACGTATAGTGATAATTTCTGGGCACGTTTCCATGAATTGTGGTAGTTTTTGGTTAAATACTCGAAGAAAACGACGGGAATAGGCCCGGCTGCCTCGGACAGAACATGCCCGCTTGACTTTTCACTTCGACCGGTGTTGGGTTCGGTTCGGATTCGTTGGCTGTTATGTTGGCCCAAATCGGTACTAAACAAGGAGTTGGGACGCGACTGGGTTAATTTTGCACCAACGGCGTTAAAAAAGACGCCCGGGGGCTGTtgggaggaggggggggggggcgggagtGGAGACCCTCTAAGAGGTCACTCATCTTTTCAAACGAGACACACTTCAACTTCAACGCGCATGCCTCCTTGTTGAAACACTTGGCCTACTAGCACGAGACGAATCTGAACGACTGCAAACTATTTTCTCTTCATCTCCATAGTGAGTGTGATTGTTCCTCTTCCATTACCGAGGGGTGAGTTGCAACTCGCCTTTAAGTGCTCGCTCCTATTTTTGGATGAGACACACTTCATCTCCAACGCGTGTGCCACCTGATTTCCAATGTTTATCGCTTTCCCATCTCACTTGTCGGTGTCTCTTGTGATCCCATACGGGAGAGAAGCACTTGATTGTTGGATACTTCTTCACTGTGGTTGCACACAACGAGGTCCACTTTTCCGAAGGTGACTTCTTCCCCGACATGCACCACCTTCTCCGCAAAATGACACTCGGTGATGGTGCATTGACCAAAACACTTTTGTTCTGCCATGTCGTACATTTTCTTATCCCTTGTGTTAGGGATTGTTAGACATACTACTTCATTGTACATACCTAATTACATGTCTACTATCAATTATCGTGTTTAATCCGATCATCATGATTTATCCACTGGAGTTATGTATTAATTAGATGGATAATTTCCATCAAATATGCTTGAATGCATTAGATGTGTGCAGAAAAATCACGGTGAAATGACATACAGAGAAAATTAGGGTCTCAAACAAAACTTtgtaagagcatctacatccCTTCAAATCCGGCCCCTCAAACGTCCGCAGACGCATCCGGCTAGCCCTTTATAGTTTGTTTCATGCATCCACATACATCATATCCGGACTCTTAAATCCATATAAAATCATGCACGTCGATCATCCGATATAAATTGTTCGAATTCAACAGTTTTAAACAAAAGTAAACGATGGCATAGTTCAACCAAAAGGACGTGGCAAAAATAGAATCAATGTCCGACCAACAAGTGTTGTCGGATCACTCATCGGACGAGTTCGTCCAtgcgtccgcctcctcctcctcctccccggtctCGACGGTGCCGGACGTCACAATCTACGCCGAAGCTTGCATGGATGGGGTAAGGGAAGCCCGATCTGCCGGGGTAGACATCTTGTCGACGATGCCCTCATGCAGCTGTGCAGCCAACTCCCTCTGTTGCTGGCGGCGACGTCACAACTTATGGATGAAGTTCTCCGGCTTGTGAGAGGAAACGGAGGAAGGCCTGGCGATGGACGAGGCGGACTGCGTCTCCGTCGCGGCGGTCGGGGACGGGGTGAAAGACATCACGGGGGGGATTGAGACAGGTGGTGAGAATGGAAAGCAAGGGTGTTGGACGGCAAGGAGTCGGGTGCGGGACATGTTGGCGggcggaaggaggaggaggaagggtttgGAGAGATTTGGTGCAATTTGAGGTAGGGTCCGGCTGTCGGGTCCGACGTGGGGACGTACCCGGGCGCGTCCGGGCTCCTCCATATCCGCTCTATGTTTGGGCTGAAAATGGGAGGTGTCGGTCAGCCCGAGCGTTTGAGGTCGGTTTAAGAGGTTTGTCTGAATCATTTTTTTGTGACCGTACAATGACTAGACGGCCTGTCCGAACGTTTTAAAAGGGTTTAAGGGACCCACTTTAGATGCTTAAAAATACTTCAAAAccgattttgttttctttgcggaGAGCTCCTCAATATCATTTTATCTCAAAAATTTGCACACTCCTGATGCCCTGGAGCATCTTCTATgtcaaaagaattcaaatttatGTTTAGTTTGCTAGGTGAatatccgtgcgttgcaacggatgaTAATCACACCTAAATCAGACCAGGTCCAATTCCGCTTGAATGAAATATCCAATGAAAACTTGTAACCCCTAACGTGCATCAGATCGAAGGTGAGATGCGAAACGAAGCGTTTAATCCAGTCTATAGATAACCCTTCAAATGGATATTTGATTTATATTAACTATCGTTGCTGAATTAGTACTTCcttcgtcctaaaataagtgtcgttgTTTTAGTATAAAACTTGTATGAGTATTAATTTAATACAAAATCTGCGTTACTTATTTTGAAAATACAAGGTAGTGTATTTTTCGTTCAAGAAATCTATCGATTTTTTAACGTGTTTTTTTTAATTATCCGGCTGGGTTTCACCTCCAAAGTGAAGTGAGCGCGGTGCATCGATGCACGCTCCGCCGCTCACCAGCCGCCCGGCCTCGCCTCCGTCCCGTTTGCCGGCGGCCGGAATCCAATGGACACGTGCCGCCTCCTCCCTCCAGCACCCACCACCCCCACCAGCCACCCCTGCCGCTCCCGCCGGCGCGCGGCGGATAGCGAGGGCCGCCGTCTCCCGCGCCCCTCCTCTCGGCGCCTAGGGCAGGGCCCcggagcgccgccgcctccccgtccatcCATCACTTCCGTCGGAGAGAGTCCCATATCCTCGTCGCCATGCCTCCCCTCCGTCGTGCTCGACCCGTCTCCTGCGCACAGCATCCACAGTCCGATCCGTTCGTGGTGAGATTTCGCTGCTCTCTAATTTGGGGAAATGGGAGAGAGCATACAGATACAGGGGGTCAAAGCCTCAGATCCAATGCTGGCCTTTCATGTTCCCATGACCAATTATTTCAGTGAATTTTGCTGGATTCCTTAAATTAACCTCTGCATTGTGGAATTTCCATCTCATATATGTTGTGTCTCGTCCCATGCAGTTAACCTATCTGAATTctgaagatatgcatgtggattCAGCAAGGGAGCATCGAGAAGCCACCGAGCATGTCCAGGATATCTAATCTAAGATCCTTGGATGGAGTTCCTCCGACTCCAGCAATGGTATGGTATGAAAAGAAAGTAAAGTCCTCTCTCTGTTTTTCTCCATTTAGCATTTTTATTAAGGGGATGTTTTTCTGGCTGTTGAGGAGGAGAAGGGACTCGGCCATACAAGTGAGAGACGATCATCGTCTGGGAGGCCCCCTATTTTTAGAAGCCTTTCGCCTTGTCTTGTGCCTCCTCCTTTGCCTCCTCTCCACAGTCTGATTTAGAGACCTTGCATGCATGCCTTGCCTGCCTCCTATCCACAATTTATTTCCTCTAGTTTCGTGGGTCCTAGATCCCTTTCGCCCAAACCTGCTCCGTTGCGCTAGCGCATTTGAAGCCTGGATTTCCCCCACAAGGTCTGGTGAGATGTTGTCATCCTTTCCCTTATTTTTGCAACTGTTTGCTTGAGCCTCTGTGATTATTGTCTGAATTGATTCGTCAAGGGACACGGATTTATCTTGCATCTGTTGTGAACGAACGGTACTTACATATGTTGCATCTGTTGTGAAATTTGTGTGATGCAGCAGGGTGCTCGTCTCTAACCCTAATGGGAGCAAGATATCCTCTCGTTTTCTTGATCCTCTTACTTCTTCATGGAACCAAGGCTGCTCCGGACCCTCCAGTACCGGGATGGCTGACTCTGAGTGGTAAGCATCTAGCCCATTGGTGATTTATGATTTGGGATTTTTTTTTTGTTAAGCATGCGACAAAGGAAAAGGCGTGTATTTTGTATAGAAGAAGGTGAGCtagaaagtactccctccgtcccaaaattcttgtcttaggtttgtctagaaatggatgtatctaaatactaaaacgtgactagatacattcatatctagacaaatctaagacaagaattttgggacggagggagtatgttcttTCAGCCTGCATTATGGTTTGCCTGCCGTGCTGCTAATCTCTCTAGTACTCTCCTACAGGTCGTCGCCCTGTAGTCGTTGCTCGTGGGGGCTTCTCTGGATTATTACCTGAGTCAGGCCAGCTTGCATACAACTTTGCAATGCACAGTAGCGTGTGTGATGTGGTTCTGTTCTGCGACCTGCAACTCTCCAGCGACGGTGTGGGCTTCTGCCATAGCAGCTTGAGACTTGACAATTCGTCAGATATTGCTCAGTCGTTCCCTAACAGGGGCTCGACATATCAAGTGAATGGACAAGATGTTCAAGGATGGTTTTCTCTGGATTTCAAATCGAAGGAGCTGCATGATATCGTGTGTAAGCAGAAAAAATATACTCTTGGTTATCTTGAAAATCGTAGCCGTAAAACTGAAGTACTTTATCCGTGCTCAATGATGAAGTTAGCAGTTGCAGAAGTGGTAAATCATATATATTTTTCATATTGGACTAGATAAGGTTCAAATGGATCCTTGAAAGTTTTTTCGTAGGAATGGTTGATCCTTGGAAGTCATTTCTTATTTCGATTTAGGTTCTATTTTTTGTTCTTATTTTTTCCCTTGTTGCAAAGTATTGACTTGTCATGTGGTTTGATTATCCCTCAGTGTCTCAGAATATTTTGTCTCGCCCAAATACATTTGACAAAGAACAGCAACTGTTGTCGCTTGACAATGTGGTTCAAAGTGTCCTGGCTCAACAAGGCGAGGTTCATGCAATTTGGGTCAACATAGAGGTAGATGTGGTTTCACTAACATTCAAAGATTCGCCAAGGCTCTCTTTGTACTGCATCATGTTCTCTGTCTAATAGAAGTTCATATTTTCTTCAGTACAACTCATTTTTTATGGAGCATGGATTAAGTAGCGAAGGTTACATAGTGGGACTACCAAAAGAATTTCCTGTCACCCATGTCTCCTCACCAGAATTTGCATTCTTGAAAGGTCTCAGTGGAAAAGTCAGAAGCAATATtaagttgattttccggtttcTCCGTGAAGACCTTGTTGAGCCTACGACGAAGAGAACATATGGAGAACTTCTGAAAGACCTAAAATCTATCAAGGCCTTTGCATCAGGGATTCTTGTCCCAAAGCAATTTATTTGGCCACAGAATAAGGATATGTACTTGGAGCCGTCTACCAGTTTGGTCAAAGATGCACATGCCCTAGGGCTGGAAGTGTACGCATCTGGATTTGCCAATGATGATCCCTGTATGAGCTACAACTACAGCTATGATCCCAGCGCGGAAATCTTGCAGTACATAGACAATTCAGAGTTCTCGGTTGACGGCGTTTTAACAGACAATCCGCCTACCGCATCTGCAGCCTTGGGTAAGAATGAAGAAACACGTGTGCCATGCTGGAAGAAGCTAAAACTGAATGGATGTTGATGAAAAACTAAATGTTACTTTATACATGATAGGAACTTACCCGTATGGTTTAGATCTTCGTTTTTTATTCCTTGACAAAATCTTCATGAGGATCCTTTAATTGCAGTGTGCATGGCACATACCAAGGGCAATCCATTTCTTTTTCCTCCTGTTAAAGCTGGACCTCCTCCAGGTAAGCTGGCAATCTTCTCCTGCTCCATGGTGTCGCTTGTTAACTTATCAACATCCTGCAACACGATATACCGACCCCTCCActcaagcaggagaaggagaaaacAGCACCAGGCCACTGATCATAACCCACAATGGTGCGAGTGGCGTCTTCTCAGACAGCACCGACCTTGCCTACCAACAAGCAGTGAAAGACGGCGCGGACATAATAGATTGCTGGGTCCGGATGTCGAAAGACGGAGTCGCCTTCTGCCTGGGCTCTACAGATCTCAACAGCAGCACGACAGCAGCTACAACTTTCTTGGGAAAAATGACCACTGTCAATGAGATACAGAACAAGTCTGGCATTTTCTCGTTTGATCTCTTATGGAGCGAGATCCAGACCTTAAAACGTGCGAAGCAAGACATACTCCTTATTTATTTCTGCCAAAGATTTGCATACACTAGCTAACATCGATGCCACATGTTTTTTGTTCACCGGAGCAGCCAACCTCATCGGTCCGTTCGCAGACGCACGTCTGGAGAGAAATCCTGCGGCGAAGAACGCTGGCAAATTTGTGACACTGCCTGAGTTCCTTGATTTTGCAAAAGCCAGCAACATCACTGGTATACTGATGGGCATAGAGGTAGACTGACAGCATATATATATAGCATCCTACTTTCGACAtgattcattcatttgtttgctcctgttacCTCTGTGGTTATTCTGTCCAACTGATCAAGAGAGGTCTTGTACGTACGTACCGAGTGCAGCATGCTACGTACCTTATAGCCAGAGGCCTTGACGTGGTGGACGCGGTCTCCAAAGCGCTTGTCAAGTCCGGGTACGACAAGGAGACCTGTAAGCAGCGCGTGCTCATACAGTCAGAGGACGCCCCGGTGCTTACGGCGTTCAAGTCGTTCCCCAAGTTCCAGCGGGTGCTGACGATTGAGTTCGACATCCGCGACGCCTCCAAGCCTTCGGTGGAGGAGATATTGCAGTTTGCGAATGCGGTGAAGCTCAGGCGCAGCTCTGCCGCGCGGGTCAACGGCTTCTTCCTGGAGGGGTTCACGGACTCCTTGGTCAACAGACTGCATGCCGGCGGCTTGCAGGTGTACGTCGGCGTCCTCAGGAATGAGTTCATGAACCTCGCGTTCGACTACTGGGCCGACCCCTTGGTGGAGGTTGCCACGGACACTTTGTCGGTGGGCGCCGACGGGCTCGTGACCGAGTTCCCTGCCACTGCAGCAGCATTCTTCagtaagtagtagtagtagtatctgCTTTGCTTGATAGACACCATGGACGCTTGgttaaatcttcttcttcttcttcttcttcttcctgaccCACAATGAACTTCTTATACAGTCTGACTGATTTCTTTGGCGGATGGATTTCAGGGAGCCCATGCAGCACCGGCCAGGTGTACATGGGCTACACGATCAGCCCCGCCGAGCCCGGCGGCTTGCTCATGCTGGCTGTCAATGGCTCGGTCCCTCCAGCACCCCCTCCGGCGCCGGTGCTCGAGCCCCAAGACATCCTGCAACAGCAGCTGCCGGTGTGCCCCAACGAGCCCATGTTCCGGACCTTCCGCTGCCGCCTGGCgcccaaggagaaggagaaggcgacGGGGAAACCTGAGTACAACATCAATCTGGCTAGCCTAGATGGCTAGGTTTCTTGTGGTGGAACCAGCCTGCTTGACATGGGTACTCGTATATTTCTaaatttattttaggattttcggTGCTATTCGTTTAGTGGTATGGCATGCCCCTCGACTACGAGGTGCCTTTGAGGACTTGCTCGATCTCAAGATCTGCCGGCCCAGTCTGTCGTGCGTGTATAGGGGTagggtttgtgtgtgtgtgtttataggGGTGTGTGTATGCGCGTGTTATGAGCGTCTGCTGCACGGTGTTTCGAAAGAAGAAATCTGGCCGCCGACGGGTGAAGAAATGCCAAGACATCATCTTGTTGCAAATA encodes:
- the LOC123448557 gene encoding glycerophosphodiester phosphodiesterase GDPDL7-like isoform X1, yielding MPCLPPIHNLFPLVSWVLDPFRPNLLRCASAFEAWISPTRSAGCSSLTLMGARYPLVFLILLLLHGTKAAPDPPVPGWLTLSGRRPVVVARGGFSGLLPESGQLAYNFAMHSSVCDVVLFCDLQLSSDGVGFCHSSLRLDNSSDIAQSFPNRGSTYQVNGQDVQGWFSLDFKSKELHDIVLSQNILSRPNTFDKEQQLLSLDNVVQSVLAQQGEVHAIWVNIEYNSFFMEHGLSSEGYIVGLPKEFPVTHVSSPEFAFLKGLSGKVRSNIKLIFRFLREDLVEPTTKRTYGELLKDLKSIKAFASGILVPKQFIWPQNKDMYLEPSTSLVKDAHALGLEVYASGFANDDPCMSYNYSYDPSAEILQYIDNSEFSVDGVLTDNPPTASAALVCMAHTKGNPFLFPPVKAGPPPGEGENSTRPLIITHNGASGVFSDSTDLAYQQAVKDGADIIDCWVRMSKDGVAFCLGSTDLNSSTTAATTFLGKMTTVNEIQNKSGIFSFDLLWSEIQTLKPNLIGPFADARLERNPAAKNAGKFVTLPEFLDFAKASNITGILMGIEHATYLIARGLDVVDAVSKALVKSGYDKETCKQRVLIQSEDAPVLTAFKSFPKFQRVLTIEFDIRDASKPSVEEILQFANAVKLRRSSAARVNGFFLEGFTDSLVNRLHAGGLQVYVGVLRNEFMNLAFDYWADPLVEVATDTLSVGADGLVTEFPATAAAFFRSPCSTGQVYMGYTISPAEPGGLLMLAVNGSVPPAPPPAPVLEPQDILQQQLPVCPNEPMFRTFRCRLAPKEKEKATGKPEYNINLASLDG
- the LOC123448557 gene encoding glycerophosphodiester phosphodiesterase GDPDL7-like isoform X2 — translated: MPCLPPIHNLFPLVSWVLDPFRPNLLRCASAFEAWISPTRSGCSSLTLMGARYPLVFLILLLLHGTKAAPDPPVPGWLTLSGRRPVVVARGGFSGLLPESGQLAYNFAMHSSVCDVVLFCDLQLSSDGVGFCHSSLRLDNSSDIAQSFPNRGSTYQVNGQDVQGWFSLDFKSKELHDIVLSQNILSRPNTFDKEQQLLSLDNVVQSVLAQQGEVHAIWVNIEYNSFFMEHGLSSEGYIVGLPKEFPVTHVSSPEFAFLKGLSGKVRSNIKLIFRFLREDLVEPTTKRTYGELLKDLKSIKAFASGILVPKQFIWPQNKDMYLEPSTSLVKDAHALGLEVYASGFANDDPCMSYNYSYDPSAEILQYIDNSEFSVDGVLTDNPPTASAALVCMAHTKGNPFLFPPVKAGPPPGEGENSTRPLIITHNGASGVFSDSTDLAYQQAVKDGADIIDCWVRMSKDGVAFCLGSTDLNSSTTAATTFLGKMTTVNEIQNKSGIFSFDLLWSEIQTLKPNLIGPFADARLERNPAAKNAGKFVTLPEFLDFAKASNITGILMGIEHATYLIARGLDVVDAVSKALVKSGYDKETCKQRVLIQSEDAPVLTAFKSFPKFQRVLTIEFDIRDASKPSVEEILQFANAVKLRRSSAARVNGFFLEGFTDSLVNRLHAGGLQVYVGVLRNEFMNLAFDYWADPLVEVATDTLSVGADGLVTEFPATAAAFFRSPCSTGQVYMGYTISPAEPGGLLMLAVNGSVPPAPPPAPVLEPQDILQQQLPVCPNEPMFRTFRCRLAPKEKEKATGKPEYNINLASLDG
- the LOC123448557 gene encoding glycerophosphodiester phosphodiesterase GDPDL7-like isoform X3, yielding MGARYPLVFLILLLLHGTKAAPDPPVPGWLTLSGRRPVVVARGGFSGLLPESGQLAYNFAMHSSVCDVVLFCDLQLSSDGVGFCHSSLRLDNSSDIAQSFPNRGSTYQVNGQDVQGWFSLDFKSKELHDIVLSQNILSRPNTFDKEQQLLSLDNVVQSVLAQQGEVHAIWVNIEYNSFFMEHGLSSEGYIVGLPKEFPVTHVSSPEFAFLKGLSGKVRSNIKLIFRFLREDLVEPTTKRTYGELLKDLKSIKAFASGILVPKQFIWPQNKDMYLEPSTSLVKDAHALGLEVYASGFANDDPCMSYNYSYDPSAEILQYIDNSEFSVDGVLTDNPPTASAALVCMAHTKGNPFLFPPVKAGPPPGEGENSTRPLIITHNGASGVFSDSTDLAYQQAVKDGADIIDCWVRMSKDGVAFCLGSTDLNSSTTAATTFLGKMTTVNEIQNKSGIFSFDLLWSEIQTLKPNLIGPFADARLERNPAAKNAGKFVTLPEFLDFAKASNITGILMGIEHATYLIARGLDVVDAVSKALVKSGYDKETCKQRVLIQSEDAPVLTAFKSFPKFQRVLTIEFDIRDASKPSVEEILQFANAVKLRRSSAARVNGFFLEGFTDSLVNRLHAGGLQVYVGVLRNEFMNLAFDYWADPLVEVATDTLSVGADGLVTEFPATAAAFFRSPCSTGQVYMGYTISPAEPGGLLMLAVNGSVPPAPPPAPVLEPQDILQQQLPVCPNEPMFRTFRCRLAPKEKEKATGKPEYNINLASLDG